From a single Peromyscus maniculatus bairdii isolate BWxNUB_F1_BW_parent chromosome 4, HU_Pman_BW_mat_3.1, whole genome shotgun sequence genomic region:
- the LOC102904791 gene encoding olfactory receptor 5T9 — MSRSPQGYDVQRITVNNVTDITMFILTGFTNDDDMQVFLFLLFLAIYLFTLIGNLGLVLLVIGDSRLHNPMYYFLSVLSFLDACYSTVVTPKMLVNFLSKDKSISYPGCVTEMFLFVTFGTTECFLLAAMAYDRYVAIYNPLVYAVNMSPRVYLPLIIASYAGGIMHATIHTVATFSLSFCASNEIRHVFCDIPPLLAISCSNTHINQLLLFYCVGSIEIITILIVLVSYSFILFVILKMHSAEGRRKIFSTCGSHLTGVSIYHGTILFMYVRPSSNYALEHDMIVSTFYTIVIPMLNPIIYSLRNKDVKEAMKKVFERNLFINKVHF; from the coding sequence ATGTCAAGAAGTCCACAAGGTTATGATGTACAAAGAATTACAGTGAACAATGTCACAGACATCACCATGTTTATACTAACAGGCTTCACAAACGATGATGACATGCAAGTCTTCttatttctcttgtttcttgCCATCTACCTTTTTACTCTTATAGGTAACCTGGGACTGGTTTTGCTAGTCATTGGAGATTCCCGGCTCCATAATCCCATGTactattttttaagtgttttatcaTTCCTAGATGCCTGTTATTCCACAGTTGTCACCCCAAAGATGTTGgtcaattttctttcaaaagataAATCCATTTCATATCCTGGATGTGTGACAGAAATGTTTCTCTTTGTTACTTTTGGAACCACAGAATGCTTCCTGTTGGCAGCAATGGCTTATGACCGTTATGTAGCCATCTACAACCCCCTTGTGTATGCAGTGAACATGTCACCTAGAGTCTACTTACCCCTCATCATAGCTTCCTATGCAGGTGGAATTATGCATGCTACTATACACACAGTAGCTACTTTTAGCCTTTCTTTCTGTGCATCCAATGAAATTAGGCATGTCTTCTGTGATATTCCTCCATTGCTTGCTATTTCATGTTCTAACACACATATAAACCAGCTTCTGCTCTTCTATTGTGTGGGTTCCATTGAGATCATCACCATCCTGATTGTCCTGGTGTCTTACAGTTTCATACTCTTTGTAATTCTTAAGATGCATTCTGCTGAAGGGAGGAGAAAAATCTTCTCTACATGTGGATCTCACCTCACAGGAGTGTCCATTTATCATGGGACAATTCTTTTCATGTATGTGAGACCCAGTTCCAACTATGCCTTAGAACATGACATGATAGTGTCCACATTTTACACTATTGTGATTCCAATGTTGAATCCCATCATCTACAGTCTGAGAAACAAAGATGTAAAAGAGGCAATGAAAAAAGTTTTTGAGAGAAATTTATTCATCaataaagtacatttttaa